Within the Eucalyptus grandis isolate ANBG69807.140 chromosome 1, ASM1654582v1, whole genome shotgun sequence genome, the region TTATTTGAATATGAATTTGTCACTTCAagccttatttgaaattttcccacaTATGTAATTAAAAGCCAGTCTCCAAGCTACTCTAAGGTTGTGTTTATTTCATGCAAAACAACTTTCAAGAATtgtttttttggatattttggcATTTGGTTCATAAAAGTAAACTACTcaagaaaagcattttttgttaATGAAAACCACATTCAACAGtggggaaaataatttcctcttcttgcaaagagaaaataattttctctccTGTTTCTTTCGCCAACACCTTATCCTTGCACTCCTTttactcattttttatttttctctttttataaaatgaaatattaattattttttccttttttctatttttttcttagctTGTCCCCGGCTACAAGCAAGGGACGAGCTTACCCAAGGCTAGCAAAACTTGAGGTCAAGCTCATTGGATTTGGCGAGTGGAGGCCGAAGAGGCTTGGCTTGCCGAAATCTAGTGAGGCTAAGCCTTGCCAGCCAGCTAGTTTGTTCAGTGGCCATGGTTGGTCGTTTGTTGTTGCTATGCTCGGTGATCAATTGAGgaagaatgaaaatgaaaaagaaaataattaacaaaattcaaatattttggtaattttccttaggaaaatcaaattagattttccatatcaacagcgaaaaatattttttagtttattatcAAGTTGCAACTAGACAccaaaaatattgttattttcttagaaaaaagtcatatttttaggaaatcaagcgaaacctaaaaataaattaatttctgaaGCTTCTAAGGCCCGACCACATtagcttttttctcttttaaatagaatcaattaataaataatgTCAACAGATATTAAGAACGAGACTCTTCATACTTTATGACTATTAGCGGTTTCACCGTTTTATCCCAAAAAAGagtagtaattttttttttttttatttcacttgattttttttttgtttttttatcggtcctaatctattcctactctaactctcactctcaaatTTTTGTCCTGTCTCATTGCAGGGCATgcgagtcgaaacccactcctaaaatgaaatcgtccccaccccaaccctcCTAAGAAGGTGGAGATTCGAACCTCTCACTTCCCCCTTTCaagttggaagagtggccaccGGAGTTTGCCCTAGTGGCTTATTCCACTTGATGATTTCCATCACACCATccaaattttctatttgatgAATTATATCTCCTTTTTCTGATATGAGAATGGTTTGCAAAGTAGAAGCAAAGAGATGATAAGATACTCGGAGTATTAGCTTTACTACCATGTGGGCTGGCTTGAACCTTCCATGGACTAAGCCGGTCTACACaccacaagcaaaaaaaaagaaaaaggtctcCTAAGCTTAGCCTGAGGAGGACTCTCCCATGCTTAAGTTAGTAAATGAGGAACGAACAGGGAAATGAGAGTACTTTCAGAGAGAATCTGCCCAGATAAGATTAATTAAGAATATTCAATATTCATCAAGATCCATCAAGATCATTCAAGAATCATTTTATTTCATCGTGATCAGTCGAGATTGAGCAAGATTATTCTAAAAGATATGTTAAACATTCAATAAGTAATCAAGAATAAGTAAACGAGTTACAGAAAAGGATATTGCCAATGCACATTCAGACGTGCATACGCAACACGCTCGGAGAGGAAAACTGGTGTTCGGTACATCTCAACCATGTCTTATTTATAGGTAAATGGCACTGTACAAGGACACGCACGCATAATTTATATCGACATCCTAGAGAGTACAGAAGCCTTGCACACAATTTTACATACCCAACAAAACAGGAAATAGATCCTTCAAAAGCACAAGAGAGCGCGGAAGCGACTCATTCTCGAGAAACCACAATCACCCGTTTCCCGACATTGTGACTGGAAAACAACCCAACCAGAGCTGCGGGGGCGTTCTCAAGCCCCTCGACGATGTCCTCCACATACGTAATCTTCCCTTGTTTGATGTGGGGCAAGACCGTCTCGAGGAACTTCGGGTAGAGATGGTAGTAGCTGGACACCAGGAAGCCTTCCATCCGGACCTGTTTCAGGATGAGATTCATCAGGTTGTGTATGCCCTCGGGCTGCTCGAGGTTGTACTGCGAGGTCATCCCGCATGCGGCGATCCGGCCACGGCTCTTCATGTTGAGCAGCACTGCGTCCAGCATCTTTCCCCCGACGTTTTCGAAGTAGATATCAATCCCCTCGGGGAAATATCTACAGGGTAAACAACGAAAAGTCGACCGTAAATTAGTCTAACAAATACACTCCGTGTATTATTCGGACCATGTCATTTAACTCATAAGCAAATGTGGACCTTTTCAGTGCTGCATCGAGGTCGGCTTCTTCCTTGTAGTTGAAAGCTTCGTCAAAtccaaatttgttcttgagCAGCTCAACCTGTTTCGAGTAATATAATGCAGAGAAAAATTTAAACGGGATTTGATCAAGAGAACGACTAACAAGATTGCACGGCAGGACTAAAGTCAAGGTGTGCAAATGATTTACCTTCTCTTGGCTCCCGGCACTGCCTACCACGTAGCAACCGAGCAATTTTGCGAACTGCCCGACCAGCTGGCCGACTCCTCCTGCAGCTGTTGATATGTAAACGGACTCTCCTTTCTTAGGAGAGCACAGCTCGAAGAAGCCGACATAAGCAGACAAACCCGGCATGCCTGTGACATCGATCGAATTTGGAAATTACATGACAAGCAAAAAGACGGCAAAGAAGAAGAGTCGGAAGACTCATATGCGCGGAAA harbors:
- the LOC104456326 gene encoding 2-alkenal reductase (NADP(+)-dependent)-like, which translates into the protein MERNCTASCEEIVRNKQVILREHVRGFPREADMEVRDGSVKLKVEDGSSGAMWVKNLYLSCEPKTRRLMETIRPGSPITGFGVARVVDSANPKFKKGDLVWGITGWEEYSLIASSETFFKIEHTDVPLSYYNGILGMPGLSAYVGFFELCSPKKGESVYISTAAGGVGQLVGQFAKLLGCYVVGSAGSQEKVELLKNKFGFDEAFNYKEEADLDAALKRYFPEGIDIYFENVGGKMLDAVLLNMKSRGRIAACGMTSQYNLEQPEGIHNLMNLILKQVRMEGFLVSSYYHLYPKFLETVLPHIKQGKITYVEDIVEGLENAPAALVGLFSSHNVGKRVIVVSRE